CATTTGATCCAAATTTTTCGAACTCATAACCGTTATATCGAATAATACCTTTTTGTGTTGCCAACCAGATATATCCTTTTTTATCCTGATATAAATCATATATCTGTGAGCTAGACAACCCATTATTTGTTCCATATGATGTATAGTTATAATCATTTTGGGCAAAGGAAAACGCAAAAAAGAATAAAAAAAGTGATCGAAATATCTTCAAAATGATGACTATATATATTAAATTTTTAAAGCGTAATATTACAAAATAAGTCTGTTAATCATTTTAAAAAATTAAGTGAATTTTAAGTTAAAACCACAAATTAAGTAATTTAATCCTGCATTGAAAATAACATAAAGTATCAAATACTAGTTGCGGAAAAAGTTATTTTTCCATAAAAAAAGCCCTCTGGATTATAGAATCCAGAGGGCTTTTTTGTAGAAATACTGTTTATTAATTTAGAGCTTTTTCAACCTTAGCTTTTACTTTTTCTAATGCTTGTTCTAAGTCCCAGACCAAATCTTTGGCATGCTCTACACCTATTGATAATCTTACCAATTGGTCTGTAATATTCATTTCTTGTCTTTGTTCTTCATCTACACCTGCATGTGTCATAGTTTTGGGATGCTCTGCCAAACTTTCTGTACCACCCAAGCTTACTGCCAGTTTCATTAGTTTAAGATTATTAAGGAATATAAATGCTTCTTCTTCTCCCCCTATAATATCAAAAGATACCATTGCTCCAGGAGCAGAACATTGCTTTTGAAATGTTTTATACCCTTCTGTTTCTTCTTCTAATAATCCCAAATAGTATACGTTTTCAATCTTAGGATGATTATTTAAATAATCAGCAATGATCTGAGCATTTTTCGTTTGCTGATCCATTCTTACTTTTAAAGTTTCTAAACTCCTAAGCATTAACCACGCTGTATGTGGACTTACCATATTCCCTAGAAAAGTACGAAGGGTTTTTACTCTTAACATTAGTTCTGCATTCCCTAAAACTGCTCCTGCAATAAGATCACTATGCCCCCCTATATATTTTGTAGCAGAGTACAGCACCAAATCCGCTCCACATTGTAAAGGGTGTTGCCATAATGGTCCCATATACGTATTATCTACAGCTACCAAAGCTTTTCTGTCATTAGTGCTAAATTGTTTGGCAATCTGGCTATATTTTTCGATATCGACAATATCATTGGTTGGATTGGCAGGAGTTTCGAGATAAATCATTGCTAATCGATCTGATTTTCCAGAATCTTCGATCATTTTAATCACTTCATCTGTACTTTGATTTGGCATTACTCCTATGGTATGAACTCCTATTTTATCCAAAAAATGATGAATAAAATGATCTGTTCCTCCATATAATGGATTACTATATATTAGTAAATCTCCGGGTTTAAGGAATTCTAATAATACTGTACTTATTGCAGACATTCCACTTTCAAAAACCGCACAATCATCTGCTTTATCCCATAAACATAGGCGATTTTCCAGGATTTCCAGGTTGGGATTATTAATTCTACTATAAATAAGACCAAGTTCTTCTTTTGGAGATTTCTCCCTTAAACCATAGGCTAATTCAAAAAAAGCTTTTCCCTCTTCTGCAGTTTTAAAAACAAAGGTTGATGTTTGAAAAATAGGGCACTTTATGGCTCCTTCTGATAATTCTGGCTTATAACCATGAGTCATCATTAAACTCTCGGGGTTAAAATCGTGTTTCTTCATTTATACTATTTTATTCTTTTTTAATAGTAGAGCTAATACCAATATAGATCAGCATATTTACTATTATTTTCATAAATTGAATTGATATCCTAAATACTCTTTTCAATCCTTAAAACTACACTTAAAAGAATTAAAAACCCTATTGTCATAAATTTTAAGAAAAAATAGTATTTATTTTTAATTCTAATAGAATTTTATTCTATATTTGATATAGTATCAAGCTTTATATAGAAAATTATTATGGATAAAATAGATCGGTCAATATTATTGTTATTACAAAAAGATGGTAAAATCACTATTAAAGAAATTGCAGAAAGATTAAACCTAACTACCACTCCGATTTTTGAGCGTGTCAAAAAATTAGAACGTGAAGGCTACATAAAATCATATAAAGCTATTCTAGATCGTAAA
This region of Aquimarina spinulae genomic DNA includes:
- a CDS encoding cystathionine gamma-synthase family protein — translated: MKKHDFNPESLMMTHGYKPELSEGAIKCPIFQTSTFVFKTAEEGKAFFELAYGLREKSPKEELGLIYSRINNPNLEILENRLCLWDKADDCAVFESGMSAISTVLLEFLKPGDLLIYSNPLYGGTDHFIHHFLDKIGVHTIGVMPNQSTDEVIKMIEDSGKSDRLAMIYLETPANPTNDIVDIEKYSQIAKQFSTNDRKALVAVDNTYMGPLWQHPLQCGADLVLYSATKYIGGHSDLIAGAVLGNAELMLRVKTLRTFLGNMVSPHTAWLMLRSLETLKVRMDQQTKNAQIIADYLNNHPKIENVYYLGLLEEETEGYKTFQKQCSAPGAMVSFDIIGGEEEAFIFLNNLKLMKLAVSLGGTESLAEHPKTMTHAGVDEEQRQEMNITDQLVRLSIGVEHAKDLVWDLEQALEKVKAKVEKALN